In a genomic window of Scyliorhinus torazame isolate Kashiwa2021f chromosome 5, sScyTor2.1, whole genome shotgun sequence:
- the LOC140419243 gene encoding uncharacterized protein: MEKPWQCGDCGMGFNYPSELETHQRIHTGERQFTCSVCGKGFTRSSYLLTHQLVHTDQRPFKCADCGKSFKRRKDLLTHQRTHTGERPFTCSVCGKGFTLSSHLLTHQLVHTGQRPFKCADCEKSFKSRKDLLLHQRTHTGERPFTCLECGKRFNASSNLRAHHQVHSDQRPFKCADCEKSFKSRKDLLTHQCHHTGEKPFTCSVCGKGFTQSSFLLRHQLVHTDQRPFKCADCEKSFKSKKELLRHQRTHIGERPFTCSVCGTGFIQSSDLLRHQLVHTDQRRFKCADCEKRFKSKMNLLIHQRTHTGERPFTCSMCGKGFICSSQLQQHQRVHTGQRPYTCSVCDKKFTQSSHLMTHRLVHTDQKPFKCTDCEKRFKSEQNLQKHQRVHTGQRQFTCSECGMRFTQSFNLLRHQRVHTGARPFTCSECGKGFSQLSTLQTHQRVHTDERPFKCQVCGKCYKSLKEVMFHQRVHSEERPFKCPDCGKCYEGSRELMFHKRVHTDEKPFRCSHCATGFRWSSQLTEHQRIHTGEKPFICSDCGKGFTRSSHLMAHQQVHTVERPFKCPDCGKCCKSSSNLVSHQRVHNEQRPFQCPDCGKCYKSSSNLLSHQHVHTDERPFRCSHCATGFRRSSQLTVHQRIHTGEKPFTCSKCGKGFTQKSNLLSHQRVHT; encoded by the exons atggagaaaccgtggcaatgtggggactgtgggatgggattcaattacccatctgaattggaaactcatcaacgtattcacactggggaaaggcaattcacctgctccgtgtgtgggaagggattcactcggtcatcatacctcctgacacaccaacttgttcatactgatcagagaccatttaaatgtgctgactgtggaaagagctttaaacgcagaaaggatttactgacacaccaacgcactcacactggggagaggccattcacctgctccgtgtgtgggaagggattcactctgtcatcccacctcctgacacaccaacttgttcatactggtcagagaccatttaaatgtgctgactgtgagaagagctttaaaagcagaaaggatttactgttacatcaacgcactcacactggggagaggccattcacctgtttggaatgtgggaagcGATTTAATGCTTCGTCAAACCTCCGGGCTCACCATCAggtccactctgaccagagaccgttcaaatgtgctgactgtgaaaagagctttaaaagcagaaaggatttactgacacatcaatgccatcacactggagagaagccattcacctgctcagtgtgtgggaagggattcactcagtcatcattcctcctgagacaccaacttgttcatactgatcagagaccttttaaatgtgctgactgtgagaagagttttaaaagtaaaaaggaattactgagacaccaacgcactcacattggggagaggccattcacctgctccgtgtgtgggacgggattcattcagtcatcagacctcctgagacaccaacttgttcatactgatcagagacgttttaaatgtgctgactgtgagaagagatttaaaagtaaaatgaatttactgatacatcaacgcactcacactggggagaggccattcacctgctccatgtgtgggaagggattcatttgttCATCCCAGCTTcagcaacaccagcgagttcacactgggcagagaccgtacacttgctccgtgtgtgacaagaaatttactcagtcatcccacctgatgACACACCGACTTGTTCACACTgaccagaaaccttttaaatgtactGACTGTGAAAAAAGATTTAAAAGTGAACAGAATcttcagaaacaccagcga gttcacactggacagaggcaattcacctgctcggagtgtgggatGAGATTTACTCAGTCAttcaatctgctgagacaccagcgagttcacactggggcgaggcctttcacttgctccgagtgtgggaagggattcagtcagttgtctaccctgcagacacaccagcgagttcacactgatgagagaccttttaaatgtcaagtctgtgggaagtgctataaaagtttaaAGGAAGTGAtgttccatcaacgtgttcacagtgaggagagaccatttaaatgcccagactgtgggaagtgctatgaAGGCTCCAGGGAACTGATGTTTCataaacgtgttcacactgacgagaaaccgttcaggtgcAGTCACTGTGCGACTGGGTTCAGATGGTCATCCCAACTCACTGAacaccagcgtattcacaccggggagaagccattcatctgctctgactgtgggaagggattcactcggtcatcccacctcatggcacatcagcaagttcacacagttgagagaccttttaaatgtccagactgcgggaagtgctgtaAAAGTTCCAGCAATCTggtgtcccatcaacgtgttcacaacgagcagagaccttttcaatgtccagactgtgggaaatgcTATAAAAGTTCCAGCAACCTGCTGTCCcaccaacatgttcacactgacgagaggccgtttaggtgctctcactgtgcgactgggttcaggcgatcgtcCCAACTCAccgtacaccagcgaattcacacaggggagaagccgttcacctgctccaagtgcgggaagggattcactcagaaatccaacctgctgagtcaccagcgagttcacacgtga